One part of the Onychomys torridus chromosome 13, mOncTor1.1, whole genome shotgun sequence genome encodes these proteins:
- the LOC118594590 gene encoding IgA-inducing protein homolog, translating into MCSYYHMKKRSVLGCNITIFAVMFSHLSAGNSPCGNQATVLCISRLEFVQYQS; encoded by the coding sequence ATGTGCAGTTATTATCATATGAAGAAGCGCAGTGTGTTGGGCTGTAATATAACCATATTTGCTGTCATGTTCtcccatctcagtgctgggaactcaCCATGTGGAAACCAAGCAACCGTGTTGTGCATCAGCCGGCTTGAGTTTGTTCAATATCAAAGCTGA